Part of the Paenarthrobacter sp. JL.01a genome is shown below.
GCAGCAGACCCTCCCGGATCTCTTCCTCCGACCGGGACGCCCGCTCATTGATCAACATGATGTCGCTGATGCCCAAGCCTTTGGATGAGCACCGGCCCAACAACTCCGCCGCCGTCCGGAACGGCAACGGCAACTCCGCCTTGGACTCCTCCAACTCCGCCCGGGCCGTGCTCTCCTCACCCTCACGCACAATGAACCCGCCACCCACCGAAAAAAACGTCGCCTCCCTCAGCACCGCCCCCTCAGCATCAGAGACCACGAACTTCATCCCATTCGTATGCCGCGGCAACACCGTCAACGGATGCAACACCATATCCGCAACGCCGTACTCCAGCAGGACTTCTCCGGCGAGATTCAGCTTGCCGGTTTCCTCGATCGACGCGAGGCGTTCCTCCACCTCATCAGGCAGGATCAACTCCGGTTCGTAGCCTTCCAGACCCAGCAGCGTGGCAGTGAACGTGCCATGACCTTTGCCCGTCGCGGCCAAGGAACCATACAGATCCACCCGCAACGACGCCACGGCAGGCAGCACGCCGGATTCACGCAGTTCCCGGGCAAACACCGCCCCGGCACGCATCGGCCCCACGGTATGCGAGCTCGACGGGCCAATACCCACGGAGAACAGATCGAAAACACCAACAGCCATAGCCGTGATCCCTTTCAGGGAGGAGTAAAGAACAAACAAAAAGGTGGGGGCTGGGCCAATCCCGAGCCAAGGCGGCCCAGCCCCCGGAGGTCCCAGTGCGAACCTCCAACCCGGTATTGCTGTGAGGCATTCGTTCCCAGCAAATGCCCCACCCGGGTAGATCAATATGCGCGGTTCGCCTTCCCAACCACCCGCGGGCGAACCTGGCGACTATCCCAGGGTTGCGACTCCCGGGTAGAGCGGGTGCGCTTCAGCCAGTGCCTCGACGCGGTGACGCAGTCCGCTGAGGTCCGTGCCGGCGTCGGCAATCAACGCTTCAGCGATGATGTCCGCAACCTCGCGGAAGGCCGCTTCGCCGAAACCGCGCGTCGCCAGGGCAGGCGTGCCGATGCGCAGGCCGGAAGTGACCATCGGCGGGCGGGGGTCGAACGGGACGGCGTTGCGGTTGACGGTGATGTCGATCGCTGCCAGGCGGTCTTCGGCTTGCTGGCCGTCGAGTTCGCAGTTGCGCAGGTCCACCAGGACCAGGTGCACGTCGGTGCCGCCGCTGACCACGGAGATGCCTGCCGCGGCGACGTCGGGCTGGACCAGGCGTTCGGCGAGGATGCGGGCACCTGCCAAAACCCGGCTCTGGCGCTCACGGAATTCTTCGGACGCGGCGATCTTGAATGCCACGGCCTTGCCCGCAATCACGTGCTCCAGCGGTCCACCCTGTTGCCCCGGGAAGACCGCCGAGTTGATCTTCTTGGCGATGTCGGCGTCGTTGGACAGGATGATTCCGCCACGGGGACCGGCAAGGGTCTTGTGCGTGGTGGAGGTGGTGACGTGGGCGTGCGGAACCGGCGACGGGTGCAGGCCGGCCGCGACCAGACCCGCGAAGTGTGCCATGTCCACCATCAGGTACGCGCCAACGGAGTCGGCGATCCGGCGGAACTCGGCGAAGTCCAGCTGCCGCGCGTATGCGGACCAGCCGGCCACAATCAAAGCAGGCTTGTGTTCCTGAGCCAGGCGTTCCACCTCAGCCATGTCCACCGTGTGGGTGTCCTCCCGGACGCCGTACGGAACCACGTTGTACAGCTTGCCGGAGAAGTTGATCCGCATGCCGTGGGTGAGGTGGCCGCCATGTGCCAGGTTGAGGCCCATGATGGTGTCGCCCGGCTTGATGAGCGCGTGCATCACGGAGGCGTTGGCCTGTGCGCCGGAGTGCGGCTGGACGTTGGCGTATTCGGCTCCGAAGAGCGACTTGATGCGGTCGATCGCGAGCTGCTCGATGACATCCACGTGCTCGCAGCCACCGTAGTAGCGCTTGCCCGGGTAGCCCTCGGCGTACTTGTTGGTCAGTACCGAACCCTGGGCCTGCATCACTGCCACGGCGGTGTGGTTCTCGGAGGCGATCATTTCCAGGCCACCGCGCTGGCGAGCCAGCTCGTCGTCGATCTTTGCCGCGATCTCGGGGTCGAGCTCCGAGAGCTGGGCGTCCAGCGACGGCGACACGACCTGCTCGAACTCGCTCACGGATACCGGGTTCACAGTTCGCCTCCGTTGGCTGCTGCGTATTCCTCGGCCGTCATGAGCGGGCCTTCTTCGGTGGCAGCGACTTTGAAGAGCCAGCCCGCACCGTAGGGGTCGTTGTTGATGAGCGCCGGATCTGCGACGACGGCGTCGTTGATCTCGGTCACTTCACCGGTCACTGGTGAGTAGAGGTCGGACACGGACTTGGTGGACTCCACCTCGCCGCAGGTCTCCCCCGCGGTCACCGTGGAACCAACCTCGGGAAGGTCCACGTAGACGATGTCACCCAGGGCGTCGGCGGCGACGGCGGAGATGCCGATGCCCACCGGGCCGCCACCATCGACGGCAACCCATTCATGCTCAGCCGAGTACTTCAGCTCGGCAACAACTTTACTCATGTCAATTCCTTCTCTCGTGACTACTTGGAACGCTTGTAGAACGGCAGGGCAACTACTTCGAACGGTTCGGCTTTGCCTCGGAGGTCGACGTCCACCACGGTGCCAACGGCGGAATGCTCGACGTCGACATACGCCAGGGCCACCGGGTAACCGAGCGTGGGGCTCGGCTGCCCCGAGGTCACCTCACCGATCAGGGAACCGTCCTTGAGGACCGAGTAATGACCGCGGGCTGCACGACGGCCGGCTCCCTTGAGGCCCACCAGCTTCTGCCCGATCGTGGAGCCAACACCTGCGGCTTTGATCGCGGCCAGCGCGTCCTTGCCGACAAAGTCGCCCTCCTTGGACAGCGCCACCACAGGGCCCAGTCCGGCTGCGTAGGCGTTGACGTGCCGGGAGAGCTCGTTTCCGTACAGCGGCATGCCGGCTTCGAGGCGAAGCGAGTCGCGGGCGGCCAGGCCCGCCGGGATAAGCCCGTGGCCTTCGCCGGCTTCAAGGAACGCTTCCCACAGCGAGGCAGCGTCCGGGTTCGGGACGTAAATCTCGAACCCGTCTTCGCCCGTGTAGCCCGTGCGAGCCAGCAGCAGGTCCTGTCCGCTGATGGTCACCTCCACAGCGGCGTAGTACTTCAGCCCGGTGACCAGGGAGTGCTGCTCCGCCGGGACCAGGCGCAACAGAATGGCTTCAGCAAGAGGGCCTTGGACGGCGATGAGCGAGGTCTCAGCGGAGGCGTCCTCGACAACAACATCGAATCCTGACGCACGCTTCTTCAACTCCGAGGCGACAACCGCAGCATTGCCCGCATTCGGTACCACGAGGAAATTGTCCTCCGCGCGGCGGTACGTGATGAGGTCGTCGATGATGCCGCCGTCGGCGTTGCAGATCAGCGAGTACTTCGCCTTGCCGTCGGCGATCGCGGACAGCTTGCCCACCAGGGCGTAGTCCAGGAAGGCGGCTGCCTCGGGGCCGGTCACCCAGACTTCGCCCATGTGGGAGAGGTCGAACAAGCCGGCCGCCTGGCGTACCGCGTGGTGCTCAGCCAACTCGGACTCGTACTTGAGGGGCATCTGCCAGCCGCCGAAGTCCGTGAAGGACGCGCCGGCCTTTTTGTGTTGCTCGTAGAGAGCGGTGTAGTTCTCAGACATCACAGGGTCCTTTAGTTCTCGAAGTCTTCGATCGGAGGGCAGGAGCAGACCAGGTTGCGGTCGCCCGCAGCACCGTCAATCCGGCCGACCGGCGGGAAGTATTTGTCCTGTTTGAGGCTCGGCACCGGGAAGGCGGCCTGCTCTCGCGGGTAGTCGCGCTCCCAGGCGGAACTCACGACGGCGGCTGCCGTGTGGGGCGCGTTGCGAAGCGGAGAGTTCTCCACGGAGAAGTCACCGGCAGCTACCTGCTCGATCTCGGCGCGGATGGTGATCATGGCCTCGATGAAGCGGTCGATCTCGGCGAGGTCCTCGGATTCGGTGGGCTCCACCATGAGGGTGCCGGCAACCGGGAACGCCAGCGTCGGGGCGTGGAAGCCGAAGTCGATCAGGCGCTTTGCCACATCCTCGGCCGTGACCCCCGTACGCGCGGTCAGCTCACGGAGGTCCAGGATGCACTCGTGCGCCACGAGTCCACCTTCGCCCGTGTAGAGGATAGGGAAGTGCTCATCCAGGCGGGAAGCAACGTAGTTGGCGGCCAGCAATGCCGACTTGGTGGCCTCGGTCAGCCCTTCGCCGCCCATGAGCTTCACGTAGGCCCAGGAAATCGGGAGCACGCCGGCGGAACCGAAACGGGATGCGGAGATGGCCACGCCGCCCTCCGAGGAGGAAGCATTGTTCGCGTCACCCGGCATGAACGGAGCCAGGTGGGCCTTCGCAGCAACGGGGCCGACACCCGGTCCGCCGCCACCGTGCGGGATGCAGAAGGTCTTGTGCAGGTTCAGGTGCGAGACGTCGCCGCCGAACTTGCCCGGCTGGGCCAAACCAACCAGCGCGTTGAGGTTGGCACCGTCCACATACACCTGGCCACCGGCCTCGTGAACGGCGTCGCACACCTCAACGACGTCGGCGTCGTACACACCGTGCGTGGACGGGTACGTGATCATGATGGCCGAGAGCACATCGCGGTTGGCTTCGATCTTCGCGGCAAGGTCAGCGTGGTCAATGGTTCCGTCGGCAGCCGTAGCCACCACGACAACCTTCATGCCTGCCAGCACAGCCGAGGCAGCATTGGTGCCATGCGCCGAAGCCGGGATCAGGCACACGTTGCGCTGGTCATCGCCGCGGGACAGGTGGTATCCGCGGATCGCGAGCAAGCCTGCCAGCTCACCCTGGGAACCGGCGTTCGGCTGGATGGAGACCTGGTCGTAGCCCGTGATCTCGGTCAGATCGGCTTCCAGACCGGAGATCAGCTCACGCCAACCTTCAGTTTGGTGATCCGGCGCGAACGGGTGGATCGAGGCGAACTCCGGCCAGGAGATAGCCTCCATTTCAGCCGTGGCATTGAGCTTCATGGTGCAGGAGCCCAACGGGATCATGGTGCGGTCCAGCGCGAGGTCACGGTCGGACAGCTTGCGGATATAGCGCAACAGCTGCGTCTCGGAGCGGTGGGTGTTGAACACCGGGTGCTGCAGGAAATCGGAGGTTCGGACTACGTCGGAAGCCAGCTCGAACCCGGCGGCGTCCCCTACGGGACCCGCACCAAAGGCGACGGCGACAGCGGAGAGGACCTCCGGCGTCGTGGTTTCATCGACGGAGACGCCTACGGTGTCCTCATCGATGTAGCGGAGGTTGATGCCGCGCGCTTCGGCCGCGCCGATCACCTTTGAGGCCTTGCCCGGAACGCGGACGGTGAGGGTATCGAAGAAGGAGTCTGCGACGAGTTCGCGGCCTGCCTTCTGCAAGGCAGTAGCCAGCA
Proteins encoded:
- the glyA gene encoding serine hydroxymethyltransferase — its product is MNPVSVSEFEQVVSPSLDAQLSELDPEIAAKIDDELARQRGGLEMIASENHTAVAVMQAQGSVLTNKYAEGYPGKRYYGGCEHVDVIEQLAIDRIKSLFGAEYANVQPHSGAQANASVMHALIKPGDTIMGLNLAHGGHLTHGMRINFSGKLYNVVPYGVREDTHTVDMAEVERLAQEHKPALIVAGWSAYARQLDFAEFRRIADSVGAYLMVDMAHFAGLVAAGLHPSPVPHAHVTTSTTHKTLAGPRGGIILSNDADIAKKINSAVFPGQQGGPLEHVIAGKAVAFKIAASEEFRERQSRVLAGARILAERLVQPDVAAAGISVVSGGTDVHLVLVDLRNCELDGQQAEDRLAAIDITVNRNAVPFDPRPPMVTSGLRIGTPALATRGFGEAAFREVADIIAEALIADAGTDLSGLRHRVEALAEAHPLYPGVATLG
- the gcvP gene encoding aminomethyl-transferring glycine dehydrogenase, whose translation is MTVQSSPTAFADRHIGARRQADVDTMLKAIGYDSVDGLVDVAVPDSIRQSSPLSLQKALSETQVLAELRKLAAKNKTAVQMIGQGYYDTITPPVIRRNILESPAWYTAYTPYQPEISQGRLEALLNFQTMVQDLTGLPIANASLLDEATAVAEAVLLMRRANKAVKDGKTVLDADLLPQTIAIVKGRAEALGFEVLVADLSAGLPDGDINGVVLQQPGVSGRVFNHAPVIAEAKERGALVTVAADLLALSLITPPGEQGADIAVGTAQRFGVPLFFGGPHAAYMAVRNGMERTLPGRIVGVSKDNAGVPAYRLALQTREQHIRREKATSNICTAQALLAIVASMYAVYHGPDGLKAIAETVHGHARVLATALQKAGRELVADSFFDTLTVRVPGKASKVIGAAEARGINLRYIDEDTVGVSVDETTTPEVLSAVAVAFGAGPVGDAAGFELASDVVRTSDFLQHPVFNTHRSETQLLRYIRKLSDRDLALDRTMIPLGSCTMKLNATAEMEAISWPEFASIHPFAPDHQTEGWRELISGLEADLTEITGYDQVSIQPNAGSQGELAGLLAIRGYHLSRGDDQRNVCLIPASAHGTNAASAVLAGMKVVVVATAADGTIDHADLAAKIEANRDVLSAIMITYPSTHGVYDADVVEVCDAVHEAGGQVYVDGANLNALVGLAQPGKFGGDVSHLNLHKTFCIPHGGGGPGVGPVAAKAHLAPFMPGDANNASSSEGGVAISASRFGSAGVLPISWAYVKLMGGEGLTEATKSALLAANYVASRLDEHFPILYTGEGGLVAHECILDLRELTARTGVTAEDVAKRLIDFGFHAPTLAFPVAGTLMVEPTESEDLAEIDRFIEAMITIRAEIEQVAAGDFSVENSPLRNAPHTAAAVVSSAWERDYPREQAAFPVPSLKQDKYFPPVGRIDGAAGDRNLVCSCPPIEDFEN
- the gcvH gene encoding glycine cleavage system protein GcvH, which translates into the protein MSKVVAELKYSAEHEWVAVDGGGPVGIGISAVAADALGDIVYVDLPEVGSTVTAGETCGEVESTKSVSDLYSPVTGEVTEINDAVVADPALINNDPYGAGWLFKVAATEEGPLMTAEEYAAANGGEL
- the gcvT gene encoding glycine cleavage system aminomethyltransferase GcvT, producing MSENYTALYEQHKKAGASFTDFGGWQMPLKYESELAEHHAVRQAAGLFDLSHMGEVWVTGPEAAAFLDYALVGKLSAIADGKAKYSLICNADGGIIDDLITYRRAEDNFLVVPNAGNAAVVASELKKRASGFDVVVEDASAETSLIAVQGPLAEAILLRLVPAEQHSLVTGLKYYAAVEVTISGQDLLLARTGYTGEDGFEIYVPNPDAASLWEAFLEAGEGHGLIPAGLAARDSLRLEAGMPLYGNELSRHVNAYAAGLGPVVALSKEGDFVGKDALAAIKAAGVGSTIGQKLVGLKGAGRRAARGHYSVLKDGSLIGEVTSGQPSPTLGYPVALAYVDVEHSAVGTVVDVDLRGKAEPFEVVALPFYKRSK